A single region of the Changchengzhania lutea genome encodes:
- a CDS encoding acyl-CoA thioesterase, whose translation MIIDEIQIRVRYGETDQMGVAYHGNYTLYLEMGRIEWLRKLGVSYKSMEENGIMLPVISLSINYKKSAGYDDIINVKTKLKNKPTAKIEFEYEITNEAGEIITTASSTLVFMDMKTNKPTRAPQYILDVLDS comes from the coding sequence ATGATTATCGATGAAATACAAATAAGAGTGAGATATGGCGAAACTGATCAAATGGGTGTGGCATATCATGGTAATTACACGTTATACCTTGAAATGGGCCGTATTGAGTGGTTACGCAAGTTAGGTGTTTCTTATAAGTCCATGGAAGAAAATGGCATCATGCTTCCTGTGATTTCTTTGAGTATAAACTATAAAAAATCAGCAGGTTATGATGACATCATTAATGTAAAAACTAAACTAAAAAATAAGCCTACTGCTAAAATTGAATTCGAGTATGAAATTACCAACGAAGCAGGAGAAATTATAACCACCGCAAGTTCAACTTTGGTGTTTATGGATATGAAAACAAATAAACCGACACGAGCGCCGCAATACA